One Tunturibacter gelidoferens genomic region harbors:
- a CDS encoding TIGR03118 family protein — MSFRSVVLTASFALTSLSVPNAAFAQYKVTNLVSNQERAAKVTDPLLVNAWGLTYAPGGPYWISDANSGWSTLYDSNGTKVPLDVLIPTAGGDGPGSPTGIVFNKSPEFQIKGAPAAFLFATLDGTISGWAPSVSFNAALVAVTTPGASYTGLAITSKPSGNYLFAVDNKNNKVDIYDGNFKLVTSFTDPTVPAGFAPFGIQDFGGLVYVSFASASGAAGGYIDIFAENGTLLKQLAKGKPLNQPWGFAIAPKNFGPFSNTLLVTNNTNSGTINSFNAVTGQFVGTLTNTLGEVIHIDQLWGIEFGDGTGKNGATNQLFFTAGPDNNFTGLFGVIAFEK, encoded by the coding sequence ATGTCATTTCGCTCTGTCGTTCTGACCGCGTCTTTCGCACTCACATCGTTGTCCGTCCCTAACGCTGCCTTCGCACAATATAAGGTGACCAACCTGGTCTCGAACCAGGAGAGAGCGGCAAAGGTTACAGATCCCTTGTTGGTAAATGCCTGGGGACTCACTTATGCGCCCGGCGGACCTTATTGGATCAGCGATGCCAACTCAGGCTGGTCCACGCTCTATGACTCCAATGGGACCAAAGTACCCTTGGACGTGTTGATCCCCACAGCAGGCGGAGATGGGCCCGGTTCTCCTACCGGCATCGTCTTCAACAAATCGCCAGAGTTCCAGATCAAAGGCGCTCCGGCGGCCTTCCTGTTTGCCACCCTTGACGGCACCATCAGTGGCTGGGCCCCCAGCGTAAGTTTCAACGCAGCCCTCGTTGCCGTCACCACACCGGGCGCGTCCTATACCGGTTTAGCGATCACCAGCAAGCCTTCCGGCAACTATCTCTTTGCCGTCGACAATAAAAACAACAAGGTTGATATTTATGATGGCAACTTCAAACTCGTAACTTCGTTTACCGACCCGACTGTTCCTGCTGGTTTCGCACCGTTCGGCATTCAGGACTTCGGTGGTCTCGTCTACGTCTCATTCGCCAGCGCCTCAGGAGCTGCCGGTGGATACATTGACATCTTTGCCGAGAACGGAACGCTCCTGAAACAGCTGGCCAAGGGGAAGCCGCTCAATCAGCCATGGGGTTTCGCCATCGCGCCGAAGAACTTCGGACCATTCAGCAACACGCTGCTGGTCACGAACAATACCAATAGCGGGACCATCAACTCTTTCAACGCAGTCACGGGCCAATTTGTTGGCACGCTGACCAACACCCTCGGCGAGGTCATCCACATCGACCAGCTCTGGGGAATTGAATTTGGGGATGGAACCGGCAAAAATGGTGCCACCAATCAGCTCTTTTTCACCGCTGGCCCGGACAATAATTTCACTGGACTGTTCGGGGTAATCGCCTTCGAGAAATAG
- a CDS encoding tetratricopeptide repeat protein: MRSRIVSKRYFEVVSVAFLLLVLVAELGFFARRQSQTIDEADHIFAGYRYWQCGDFGVNPEHPPFAKLVDTLPLVFDRPKNPGAPCASYKTGQSADFLHGHDFLYSNDAGKILAETRFFAASFTLLLAVFVFVAARKMFGGGAALLALVLLVFEPTILAHGAIVTTDLPVTCWAFAAVYAFYRYTQQPTLTQMIICALATGLALAAKHSGILLLPTLAILAMADFWTRRRTHAPAGSGDPRSEWKELLISRAVPLAVIVALAITILWGFYLFRYSARPPGHEMSDSISAYIQDAIQNGGVHSVLLSKVIPRLTSLLPESYLYGMANVTIASAGGRQTFLLGHLYPTGQWFYFPVAFVIKSTLGFLLLLLLVVVAGPYLWHEKKRETLFLTVPAAVFFSVSLTSRLNIGIRHILPIFPFLIVFAAGAAWRLAGRKRAWMYVVVALAALHCVSSLKAFPNYLSYSNEIWGGPQETYRYLSASNVDTGGGHIDERNYLARNRITDCWIASFGTADLDYYDVPCKSFPGASAFTSNRFAIVPSPVEGTLLISTSQLSGMIWGPPELNPYGPLWHVKPVANLGGHTLIFQGRFDLPPLSAASHSTEAQVLASQGRLDEALAEARTAVEMAPQRMQCHLTLAQVLAKRKQLPQARAEYREAIRLAELGEPGYYRIPLWTARSELSALESPR; encoded by the coding sequence ATGCGATCACGTATTGTATCGAAGAGGTATTTCGAGGTGGTCTCGGTGGCTTTCCTCCTGCTTGTTCTCGTGGCCGAGTTAGGATTTTTCGCGCGTCGGCAATCACAAACGATCGATGAGGCGGACCACATCTTCGCGGGTTATCGCTACTGGCAATGCGGCGATTTCGGCGTCAATCCCGAGCATCCACCCTTCGCGAAGCTCGTCGATACCCTCCCACTAGTTTTCGACCGGCCGAAAAATCCCGGCGCGCCCTGCGCATCATACAAGACGGGCCAATCCGCCGATTTCTTACACGGGCACGATTTTCTTTATTCGAACGACGCGGGAAAAATCCTGGCAGAGACTCGTTTCTTTGCTGCGTCGTTCACGCTCTTGCTGGCCGTGTTCGTCTTCGTTGCAGCGCGGAAGATGTTCGGCGGGGGCGCGGCGCTTCTCGCTTTGGTGCTGCTCGTATTTGAGCCGACAATTCTGGCGCACGGCGCGATCGTAACCACGGACTTGCCCGTGACCTGTTGGGCTTTCGCAGCCGTCTACGCCTTTTATCGCTACACTCAGCAGCCGACGCTGACACAGATGATTATCTGCGCTCTGGCTACGGGCCTGGCGCTCGCGGCGAAGCATTCCGGCATCCTGCTGCTTCCAACTCTTGCCATCTTAGCGATGGCGGACTTCTGGACGCGCCGGCGAACCCATGCCCCCGCAGGTTCCGGTGACCCTCGCAGCGAATGGAAGGAATTGCTGATTAGCCGTGCAGTGCCTCTTGCGGTAATTGTTGCCCTAGCCATCACCATTCTCTGGGGATTTTATCTCTTTCGCTACTCCGCGAGGCCTCCGGGTCACGAGATGTCGGATTCCATCTCCGCTTACATTCAGGATGCCATCCAGAACGGCGGCGTCCACAGCGTGTTGCTGTCAAAGGTAATTCCGCGGCTGACCTCGCTGCTGCCTGAGTCCTATCTCTACGGTATGGCCAACGTTACAATCGCCTCAGCTGGCGGCCGCCAGACGTTTCTTCTGGGCCATCTCTATCCCACGGGGCAGTGGTTCTACTTTCCGGTTGCATTTGTGATCAAGAGCACTCTGGGCTTTCTGCTACTGCTCCTCCTTGTAGTTGTTGCAGGTCCATATCTATGGCACGAGAAAAAGCGCGAGACACTTTTCCTTACGGTCCCGGCAGCTGTGTTTTTCAGTGTGAGCCTGACCTCGCGGCTCAATATCGGTATACGGCACATTCTGCCGATTTTTCCGTTCCTGATTGTGTTCGCCGCAGGTGCGGCGTGGCGGCTGGCTGGGCGCAAGCGTGCCTGGATGTATGTCGTGGTCGCCCTTGCGGCTCTTCATTGCGTTTCTTCACTAAAAGCGTTTCCTAATTATCTTTCCTACTCTAATGAAATCTGGGGAGGTCCGCAGGAAACGTATCGTTACCTGTCCGCCTCGAACGTGGACACCGGAGGCGGGCACATCGATGAAAGAAACTATCTTGCACGTAACCGAATCACCGATTGCTGGATTGCTTCCTTCGGCACAGCCGACCTGGATTACTACGACGTACCCTGCAAGTCATTTCCGGGCGCTTCTGCCTTTACGTCCAATCGATTTGCCATCGTTCCAAGCCCGGTGGAAGGGACTCTCTTAATTTCCACGTCGCAATTGTCTGGGATGATCTGGGGTCCTCCAGAGCTTAATCCCTATGGCCCACTGTGGCACGTAAAGCCGGTAGCCAACTTGGGTGGACATACCCTCATCTTTCAAGGCCGTTTCGATCTACCGCCGCTTTCCGCAGCGAGCCACTCTACCGAGGCGCAGGTCCTTGCGTCTCAGGGGCGTTTGGACGAAGCACTGGCGGAAGCCCGCACTGCGGTTGAGATGGCCCCACAAAGAATGCAATGCCATCTCACGCTGGCGCAGGTCTTGGCCAAGAGGAAACAGCTTCCCCAAGCGCGCGCCGAATACCGCGAAGCCATCCGTTTGGCGGAATTAGGAGAACCCGGCTACTACCGTATCCCCTTGTGGACCGCACGGAGTGAGCTCTCAGCGCTTGAGTCTCCGCGTTGA
- a CDS encoding tyrosine-type recombinase/integrase: MAKRAKLFPHEISVSHLTEFRAGWNDLYPSSTTRSKVQERLRGFLRYCLASNFITRIPILSSIQVKTPPTLPLTDAQYKKLLKVIPEEFSGTKAKRVHAFVRIMRHSGLAIRDTVTLKRIEVRHDKHKGLYRIVTSRQKTGTHVSVLIPPDVAMEALSVMKLNESPKYIFWNSGTGTERTVVTNWQHDVKQTFVAAGMPDGHSHQLRDTFAVSLLQKGVPMEEVSKLLGHTSIKTTEKHYAPWVTARQDRLDSLVVATWVTSEHGAKAGH; the protein is encoded by the coding sequence ATGGCGAAACGTGCCAAATTATTCCCGCATGAGATAAGCGTGAGTCACCTCACGGAGTTTAGGGCTGGATGGAATGACCTGTATCCATCATCCACGACTCGCTCCAAAGTCCAAGAGCGTCTGAGAGGGTTTCTACGATATTGTCTTGCATCGAACTTCATCACACGCATCCCGATTCTCTCTTCTATTCAGGTTAAGACACCTCCTACCCTGCCACTCACGGACGCTCAATACAAAAAGCTATTGAAGGTCATCCCCGAAGAGTTCTCTGGAACGAAGGCGAAACGGGTACACGCATTCGTGCGAATCATGAGGCATTCGGGTTTGGCTATACGGGATACGGTGACCCTCAAACGCATTGAGGTTCGTCATGACAAACACAAGGGTCTCTATCGCATTGTCACTAGTCGCCAGAAGACGGGAACACATGTAAGCGTACTGATTCCGCCTGACGTGGCAATGGAAGCCTTATCCGTGATGAAGCTGAACGAAAGTCCTAAGTACATCTTCTGGAACTCAGGGACGGGAACGGAACGAACGGTCGTCACCAACTGGCAACACGATGTAAAGCAAACGTTCGTAGCGGCGGGGATGCCGGACGGCCACTCGCACCAACTGCGCGATACATTCGCCGTCTCGCTTCTACAAAAGGGTGTACCAATGGAAGAGGTGAGTAAGCTGTTGGGCCACACTTCAATCAAGACGACAGAGAAGCATTATGCGCCGTGGGTGACAGCGAGGCAGGATCGGCTCGACTCTCTGGTCGTGGCAACGTGGGTAACGTCGGAGCACGGTGCGAAGGCCGGCCATTGA
- a CDS encoding YqgE/AlgH family protein, with product MSLRKGLLFAMLLAIVALAEPGRVNVDKTEFDVPKPNTLLRAPAPATAALPWYGSWPANKLSRWLKAFRRKGELVPASFLPIQFKNPKGLGIGKLLVASRGLGDPHFAGTVILLVHYDENGVVGLILNRRTDVPLSQVLDLNAAKDRSDPVYIGGPMEPSAAFALFQSSAKIEKAENIFGGVYLISDKGLFEKTISARPDPNVFHVYLGYAGWTQDQLRTEVQLGAWFVFPVDTATIFNPDPDSLWLQMIRKTELRLAKTEPFVEISQPVELF from the coding sequence ATGTCGCTGCGTAAAGGGTTGCTGTTCGCAATGCTGTTGGCGATCGTTGCCTTGGCGGAGCCCGGAAGGGTCAACGTTGACAAGACGGAATTTGATGTGCCGAAGCCGAATACGTTGTTGCGCGCTCCTGCGCCTGCCACTGCGGCATTGCCTTGGTACGGCAGCTGGCCGGCAAACAAGCTAAGTCGATGGCTCAAGGCATTCCGCAGGAAAGGCGAATTGGTGCCGGCGTCATTTCTTCCGATTCAATTCAAGAACCCCAAAGGTTTAGGTATTGGAAAGTTGCTCGTCGCGAGCCGCGGCCTCGGCGACCCGCATTTCGCTGGAACAGTAATCCTGCTAGTTCACTACGATGAAAATGGCGTAGTCGGACTAATTCTCAACCGGCGCACCGATGTGCCGCTTTCTCAAGTTCTTGATCTCAATGCCGCGAAAGACCGCTCCGACCCGGTCTATATCGGGGGTCCTATGGAGCCTTCGGCTGCATTTGCACTTTTTCAGTCCTCGGCCAAGATTGAAAAAGCTGAGAACATCTTCGGTGGTGTTTATTTGATCTCCGACAAAGGCCTCTTCGAAAAAACAATTTCGGCCCGGCCTGACCCTAACGTTTTTCACGTTTACCTGGGATATGCCGGATGGACGCAAGATCAATTGCGGACCGAGGTGCAATTGGGCGCGTGGTTCGTTTTTCCGGTAGACACCGCCACAATATTCAATCCTGATCCGGATTCTTTGTGGTTGCAGATGATTCGGAAGACAGAGTTGCGATTGGCGAAGACTGAGCCCTTCGTAGAAATCTCCCAGCCAGTAGAATTGTTTTGA